The Methylocaldum marinum genome includes the window CGAATATTTACTTACAGAATCCTTTGCAAAAAAGGTGTTTATTAGTAGACCCAGCGCACCCGTGGGCACGGGCTCGATCTGTGTTTATTAAGTATTTTTGTTTATGTCCCCATTGAGGAATTTTTGATGAATACGAAATTGTATGTCGGCAACCTGAGCTACAGCATTGACAACAGCGAGCTGGAACAACTGTTCTCCCCGCATGGCACCGTACAGTCCGCGAACGTGATCATGGATCGCGAAACGGGCCGTTCCAAAGGCTTTGGCTTCGTAGAAATGGGTAGCGATCAACAGGCCCGAGCCGCAATCA containing:
- a CDS encoding RNA recognition motif domain-containing protein, with the translated sequence MNTKLYVGNLSYSIDNSELEQLFSPHGTVQSANVIMDRETGRSKGFGFVEMGSDQQARAAISALHGKEVGGRSLTVNEARPREDRSGSGFGGGRRNGGFGGGHRY